CAAACGCCCATAGAATTTTGGCAATTAGATCCGTTTGAGGGGTTTGAAATGCTTAATAAAAATGGTTTTGCTACAATTAACTATGTTTCTGAGAGTTCAGATTATTTTTTAGTTGAAATATTAATTCAAACAGGTTTCAACACATCAAAAGAATTACTACTTAATAAAAAATCAAACGGAAACTGGATTAAGCTATTAATTACGGAAGATGATAATGGGTATTTTTATAATCCTATTGGAATTGAGGGGGATAAGGTAATTTTTATTAGTTATGCTCCATACATAGTGAGAAATTTTTCTAAGCTAAATATGTCCACACAAGCAGAAAAGGAATTGTCAAAACTGAAGGAAGAAAGTAATCATGCGATACTTTACGTACAAATCCCTGAGATTTAACCTGAAAGGTTTTATTGTAATAATTTTTATCCTTTGTTTATCAAGTTGCCAAGCTGATAGAAATAAGGAGATTATTCATTTTAGAGAAGGGGAAATTATTAACCCTTTAAACTTGGTAAGATTTAATGAGGGGATTTATGATTCAGAAAATCAGGTTGTTATATATTTTGAGGGGTTGGGTGAATATTCAATACTTAATTTGAATTGGAGCAAGTTCATAAAGGAAAATGAGGACGTAAAGTTTATTTTCTATTATTCGGGATCATATTTGGATGAATTAAAAAATGTTTTGGTTGAAAGTGAATTTCCCATGCCAATGGTATATGATCCAGAGAAAGTTTTTTACAAGAATAATATTAAAGAAGAACTCACATTTATCTCATTTTTGGTTAAAAAAAACAAGATTGTTGGTATGTCCAATCCTTCTATCCCAAACTTTCAGAAAAAGCTAGATGAGCTGAAAAGATTATAACAAATTAAATTGATCTTTAATGATTTGCAGATTCTGATTTTGACATTTATTAACAGCCCCTTGTGAAAAAACCTTTGAGATTGAATAATTTCTTAGTTTATTAAATTCGAAATTATTTAGCTCCATGATAAAGTTTAGATGTATTCTCCTAGGTTTTTTAGCTCTTTCATTTTTTTCATGTAAAAACGACGAAGAAAAAGTCGAAGAAGCTCCCACAGAATCTTTCCGAAATGAAGTTGCAGCCACCGAAGTTCGTGTGGCAATAGCGGAAGTGAAAAGCTTTGATTACCTCATCAATGCCATTGGCAAATTAGAGGCAGCAAGCCAGGTAACAGCTGTGATCGAACAAGCTGGTTTTTTGATCGAATTAAATGTGACAGAAGGCCAGTCAGTCGAAAAGGGTGAAGTGATCGCTCGTTTGGATCCTACTGAAGCTCAGTTGAGATTGGATAAAGCCGAAATTTCTCTTCGAAATGCTAACGCAGAATATGAGTCCATGAAATTGGGATATGAGACTATTTTTAATTCCGGAGACGAAGCACAAAAAAATGCAATTGAGGAACAGCTGAAAGCAAAGAGCGGTCTATTTATGGCAGAGGTAGAATTGAAAGAAGCCATGTTGAATAGAGCTAGATGTGAATTGAAAGCGCCCATTTCAGGGAAGATAGCGGATCTAAAATTCAAAGAAGGAAGCTTGGTCGGTGCCAATCAGGAACTTTGTGAGATTTTGGGCAGCAAGCAGATGATTTTAAAAGTTAAAGTCCTGGAATCAGATATTTCTCTAATCAGCCCTAATCAAAAAGCGGAAGTATACTCTATCTCCAATTCACAAAATACCATTGAAGGCCGAGTGATAGGAATCAATCCAAAAGTGGATGAAAATGGATTGGTTCAAGTTTCTGTAGCGATCAACTCTACCGCAAATTTATTACCCGGCATGAATGCCCGGGCAATCATACGGGCCCCACAAAATAATAGCTTGGTAGTACCCAAAGATGCGTTAGTTTATCGGTCTGGAAGGGCTGTAGTTTTCTCTATTGAAAATGAAGAATCCAAATGGAACTATGTGGAAGTAGGGAAAGACAATGGAGAGGAAGTAGAAATTTTAGAAGGCTTGGAGCCCAATAGCACGGTGATCACCTCAAATAATCTACAGCTGGCACATCAGGCACCTGTCCAAATTGTAAAAGATTAAGCCATGGTTAGATTTTTATTGGCCAGGCCTATTGCTGTTTTTATGACTTTTATGGCTTTGATCGTGTTTTCGATTATTGCCTTACGCCTTCTTCCTATTTCTTTATTACCGCCGATAGATGTGCCACAAATCGTGGTCAAAGTGAATTATCCCAATGCATCTCCAGAAGCCATCGAACAAAATGTTCTTCGCCCTATTCGAGAGGGGATGGTGACTTTAAATGGCTTGGAAGATATGGACTCCAAAGCGGGTTCAGAAGTGGGAACAATTCGGTTGACATTTGATTATAGCACTCGAATGGAATTGGCTTACATTGATGTCAATGAGAAGATTGATCGCCTGACAAATAGTTTTCCGCAGGATTTGGGACGACCTGAGGTGATTCGGATTAATACATCAGATATTCCTGTGGCTCGGGTACAAGTCATTCCAAAAGAAGGGATTGATGAAGTGGAAGTCAGCCTTCTTTCCGAAAATGTGCTAAAAAAGCGGATCGAGCAATTGCCTGGGGTTTCTTTGGTGGATATCAATGGCAAGAAGGAGCGGATCATCACCGTTTCCCCGAATGCCGATGTATTAAACTCCTTGGGATTGACTCAGGAAAATTTAACCCAGGCGATTAGTTCTGGAAATTCAGATCTCAGTGGTATTTCAGTAAAAGATGGACAGTTTAGGTACTATTTACGGCTAGCCACCCGTGTGAATTCACCTTCAGATATTGAACAATTACCAGTAAGAGCGCCCTCTGGAGCCATTATCCCTTTAGGGAAATTGGCAGAAGTGAAGTATGAAACCAAGGAAATGCTGGGCTACCATTTATATGGGGAGCAGGAGGGATTGGTCATTACAGTTCATAAACAGGCTTCTGCCAAGATGAATGAACTAATGCCGGAATTGAAAGCTGCATTGGAGCTTTTTGGAACGGATTATCCCCAGGTAAATTTTGAGCTGACTCAAGATCAATCCAATCTTCTCAATGCAGCTATTTCCAATTTGGAAACCAGTTTGCTTTTTGGGGGGATATTTGCATTTGCGGTATTGTTTTTATTTATGAAGGATTATCGATTGCCGCTGATTATTGGAGTGAGTTTGCCCTCTTCCTTGGTCATTAGCTTTTTGGTATTCTACTTTTTTGACCTTTCCATCAATATCATTTCATTGTCCGGACTTGCACTTGGAATTGGGATGTTGATTGATAATGCCATCATCGTGCTTGATAACATTACTAGAAAAAGAGATGCTGGATTGTCGATTTTTGAAGCCTGTGTGGAGGGTGTAAATGAAGTGATGGGAGCCTTGATCAGTTCGGTGATGACCACCTTGGCGGTATTTGTACCCTTGGTATTTCTAAGTGGAATTTCTGGAGCCCTGTTTTTTGACCAGGCGGTAGCGGTAACGGCGATTCTTTCGGTATCCTTGGCTGTTGCATTTATTCTGTTGCCCATGCTCTACCTTCTTCTGTTCGGTAGGAGTAAGAAAGCGATGGATAAAGAAGAAGGACCTTTCTTCCGTGGGGTTTTAAAAGTCTATGAATCAGGATATCGTCGGATTACAAAAAACCGAAAATTGGCATTTCTGTTTTTTGCCATATTGATCCCCCTTGGATTGGGAATCAGTCAGATGTTAGAAACTGAAGGTTTGCCTGAAATTGAAAAATTGGATGCAACACTGGAAGTAGATTGGAATGAACCCATTTCCGCCATAGAGAACAGAGATCGGGTATTAACCATGGTCAAGCAACTCAATGGGAAGTATGAACAGGTTGAGTCAGATATCGGCGTTCGTCAGTTTTTGTTATTTGATGGGGAAAACTCTATCCAACAAGCATTTCTTTATTTCTTATTTCCCGATCAGGAATCCAAGTCCAATCAAATGGAGTCTTTAAGGACTTTTCTTAAAGAAAACTATCCGGTAGCAACTTTTACATTGGGGGATGCTCCCAACGCCTTTGATCAGCTTTTTAATTCAAGTCTACCCTATTATGAGGTACGATGGAAAGATCTTGCATCAAAAAAGCCGGTAGAAGAAAAGCAGATGGATCCATGGCTTAGTCAGTTCCCAACAGAAAATTGGGAAAGAGGTCCAGGTTTGCAAAAAGAATCCTCTGTCGTGTTTACACTTCGAGCAGATAAGTTAGCTATCTATCAGATTCCAGTGAGTTCTGTCCAGGATCAAATTTCCAAGCTTTTCGGGAGTTACACTATCACAGATATCAAACGATTTGGTGAAATCACTCCTATTAAACTTAAAGAGCCCAATGCACGATTTGAGGACTTGCTTAGAACGACGAGAATTTCAGCATCTGACAGTGCTTCCTATACCTTAGGAGAGTTCATAGAATATGAATACGAGGATCATTATAAATATGTAACTGCAGACAAAGGAGGGATTTACCAGTCTGTGTATTTAAATGGAGCTAATCCCGAACGGCTTCAAAGTTCGATTTTCCAATGGGGAGTGGAAAAGAATTTGAGTATTGAAATGGCTGGCCAGTATTTTAAGGATAGAGAAAACCTTATCCAGTTGATTTCAATATTGATGATTTCTGTGTTGCTACTGTATTTTATTTTGGCAGCACAATTTGAAAGCTTTATTCAACCACTTATCGTGGTATTTACGTTGCCTTTGGGCATAGGGGGAGCGTTTTTTGTGCTTTGGGTTTTTGGAGGATCTCTAAATGTTATGTCCGCCATAGGCTTAGTGGTGATGTTGGGAATTATGGTCAATGATGCCATTTTAAAGATTGATACCATCAATAGGCTTCGAGCAAACTATCATGCGGATGATTCCTTAACGGAAGAGGAAAGTCTGGAAAAAGCCTTGCATGAGGCAGGACAGATCAGATTGAAACCGATTATGATGACTTCGATTACGACGATTCTGGCCTTGATCCCTATTGTATTTAGCAGTGGTTTGGGAGCCGATTTACAAAGACCATTGGTTTTTGCAGTAATCGGAGGCTTAACTATCGGGACTATTACTGCCCTATATTTTGTGCCTTTGGCTTATTGGTTTTTTGTGCCTAAAAAGAAGAAAACGGTAAACGCATGACCCCATTTAGGATCATCATCGTATTTGTGTTGCTTTCCATCATGGGCTTTGCCGTGGTGCCTTTATTATCTGTGGATTTGGTTCCCAGAGAACGGGCTCCTGTTTTATCCGTACGATTTAATGTCCGAAATGCACCCCCGGAAATTGTAGAGAAATTAGCGACGTCCCCTTTGGAAGGAGCACTTTCCAGGCTCTCTGAATTAAAGAAAATCACTTCCGTATCTAACTATAACTCAGGGTTTATTCAATTGGATTTTGATAAAAAATCCGATATGGAAATGAAGAAGTTTGAGGTGTCATCCATCATCCGTCAGGTGTATCCCCAATTGGATCCATTAGTGGGATATCCTTTGGTATATCAAAGCGGAGAGCAGAGAGATGAGGAGAAATCTCCCATATTGACTTACAGTGTCAATGGTCCATTTGCTTCTTTTGAAATCAAGAAAATAACAGAGGATGTATTAAAACCGGCTTTGACCAAATTTGAAGAGGTGGAGGAAGTGACGGTCAGTGGAGCGAATGATTTGCAGGTGTATATTACTTTTAACATCCAAAAATTGCAGGCCTACGGAATCTCTGGCAGTCAATTAAGAAACTCTATTAATCAGGCCTTTGGAAGAAATTATCCAGGATCAGTCATCAATTCCAAAGGGGAAACGCTATTCGTTCAAGTAGACAGGTCCCTGAAGGAACTTGACCAGTTGGAGAACCTTCGAGTGGATCAAGTAGATGGAAAAGATGTTTACCTAAGAGATGTCGCTAAATTGACCTTGGAGGAATCTGAACCAATGAGTTATTACCGGATTAATGGGAATAATTCCGTAACCCTGTCTATTACCAGTCGGGAGGGAGTGAATAAGGTGCTCTTGGCTCAAAACCTAAAGAATTCCCTTGAAGATGCGCAGGCCTTATTGCCTCCAGGTTTTGAGGTGAGGCTTGAAACTGACGATACCGAATATCTGGAAAAAGAGCTAAACAAAATCTATAAAAGATCAGGTCTATCCATTTTGATATTGATCATTTTCATTTTTTTGATCAACAGAAATCTAAAGTACTTGTCCATCTTATTTGTGGGGATTGTAGCTAATATCAGTTTGTCTGCGATGATCCTTTACTTTTTGAAAGTGGATATTCATTTGTATACAATTGCAGGACTGACCATTAGCTTTGGACTGATCGTGGATAAT
This genomic stretch from Algoriphagus halophilus harbors:
- a CDS encoding efflux RND transporter permease subunit, with protein sequence MVRFLLARPIAVFMTFMALIVFSIIALRLLPISLLPPIDVPQIVVKVNYPNASPEAIEQNVLRPIREGMVTLNGLEDMDSKAGSEVGTIRLTFDYSTRMELAYIDVNEKIDRLTNSFPQDLGRPEVIRINTSDIPVARVQVIPKEGIDEVEVSLLSENVLKKRIEQLPGVSLVDINGKKERIITVSPNADVLNSLGLTQENLTQAISSGNSDLSGISVKDGQFRYYLRLATRVNSPSDIEQLPVRAPSGAIIPLGKLAEVKYETKEMLGYHLYGEQEGLVITVHKQASAKMNELMPELKAALELFGTDYPQVNFELTQDQSNLLNAAISNLETSLLFGGIFAFAVLFLFMKDYRLPLIIGVSLPSSLVISFLVFYFFDLSINIISLSGLALGIGMLIDNAIIVLDNITRKRDAGLSIFEACVEGVNEVMGALISSVMTTLAVFVPLVFLSGISGALFFDQAVAVTAILSVSLAVAFILLPMLYLLLFGRSKKAMDKEEGPFFRGVLKVYESGYRRITKNRKLAFLFFAILIPLGLGISQMLETEGLPEIEKLDATLEVDWNEPISAIENRDRVLTMVKQLNGKYEQVESDIGVRQFLLFDGENSIQQAFLYFLFPDQESKSNQMESLRTFLKENYPVATFTLGDAPNAFDQLFNSSLPYYEVRWKDLASKKPVEEKQMDPWLSQFPTENWERGPGLQKESSVVFTLRADKLAIYQIPVSSVQDQISKLFGSYTITDIKRFGEITPIKLKEPNARFEDLLRTTRISASDSASYTLGEFIEYEYEDHYKYVTADKGGIYQSVYLNGANPERLQSSIFQWGVEKNLSIEMAGQYFKDRENLIQLISILMISVLLLYFILAAQFESFIQPLIVVFTLPLGIGGAFFVLWVFGGSLNVMSAIGLVVMLGIMVNDAILKIDTINRLRANYHADDSLTEEESLEKALHEAGQIRLKPIMMTSITTILALIPIVFSSGLGADLQRPLVFAVIGGLTIGTITALYFVPLAYWFFVPKKKKTVNA
- a CDS encoding efflux RND transporter periplasmic adaptor subunit, whose amino-acid sequence is MIKFRCILLGFLALSFFSCKNDEEKVEEAPTESFRNEVAATEVRVAIAEVKSFDYLINAIGKLEAASQVTAVIEQAGFLIELNVTEGQSVEKGEVIARLDPTEAQLRLDKAEISLRNANAEYESMKLGYETIFNSGDEAQKNAIEEQLKAKSGLFMAEVELKEAMLNRARCELKAPISGKIADLKFKEGSLVGANQELCEILGSKQMILKVKVLESDISLISPNQKAEVYSISNSQNTIEGRVIGINPKVDENGLVQVSVAINSTANLLPGMNARAIIRAPQNNSLVVPKDALVYRSGRAVVFSIENEESKWNYVEVGKDNGEEVEILEGLEPNSTVITSNNLQLAHQAPVQIVKD